A DNA window from Salvelinus fontinalis isolate EN_2023a chromosome 28, ASM2944872v1, whole genome shotgun sequence contains the following coding sequences:
- the seta gene encoding SET nuclear proto-oncogene a, with translation MSASAAKVSKKELNSNYDGADETSEKEQQEAIEHIDEVQNEIDRLNEQASEEILKVEQKYNKLRQPFFQKRSELIAKIPNFWVTTFVNHPQVSALLGEEDEEALHYLTRVEVTEFEDIKSGYRIDFYFDENPYFENKVLSKEFHLNESGDPSSKSTEIKWKSGKDLTKRSSQTQNKAGKKRQHEEPESFFTWFTDHSDAGADELGEVIKDDIWPNPLQYYLVPDMDDEEAEGEDDDDEEGLEDIDEEGDEDDGEEDEDDGDDGEDEEGEDD, from the exons AAAAAGAGCAACAGGAAGCTATTGAACACATTGATGAAGTTCAAAATGAAATTGACAG ACTGAATGAGCAGGCGAGTGAGGAGATATTGAAGGTAGAACAGAAATACAACAAACTCCGTCAGCCATTCTTTCAGAAGAGGTCAGAACTGATCGCCAAAATCCCCAACTTCTGGGTCACAACGTTCGTCAACCATCCGCAAG TTTCTGCCCTTCTTggtgaggaagatgaggaggcaCTTCACTATCTGACTAGGGTGGAGGTTACAGAGTTTGAAGATATCAAGTCGGGCTACAGAATAGATTTT TATTTTGATGAAAACCCATACTTTGAAAACAAAGTCCTTTCCAAAGAGTTCCACCTGAATGAGAGTGGAGACCCATCATCAAAGTCAACAGAAATCAAATGGAAATCAGGAAAG GACCTGACAAAGCGCTCCAGCCAGACGCAGAATAAAGCCGGCAAGAAAAGGCAGCATGAAGAGCCAGAGAGCTTTTTCACCTGGTTCACTGATCATTCAGATGCTGGGGCAGATGAGCTGGGAGAGGTCATCAAGGATGACATCTGGCCAAACCCCTTGCAGTACTACCTG GTTCCTGACATGGATGATGAGGAGGCAGAAGGTGAAGATGATGATGACGAGGAAGGTCTTGAGGACATTGATGAGGAAGGTGATGAAGATGATGGAGAAGAAGATGAGGATGACGGAGACGATGGGGAG GACGAAGAAGGAGAAGATGACTAA